The following coding sequences are from one Camarhynchus parvulus chromosome 1, STF_HiC, whole genome shotgun sequence window:
- the VTCN1 gene encoding V-set domain-containing T-cell activation inhibitor 1 — translation MASQGQVIFWSMTTVIVILAAVIALIIGFGVSGKHSISVTALTSPGNIGQRSVLGCSFEPDIRMDSIAIQWAKEGVAGLVHEFKEGKDHLQEQDPSFQGRTAVFVDQVIGGNASLELRDVQLSDAGSYQCSVTTARGSGAAVLRYRTGAFSMPVMQVEHGSHGEMLQCKAPHWFPRPAVHWMACGDTGEHLPHAANTSYQLNPENITVKVVSLLHNITANATYTCVIENSIAKAVVNIRVTASHNSSATDFSTTKATNLQLVNLNAESVSSSLPACHWMLLLPLYLLSI, via the exons ATGGCATCCCAAGGCCAGGTCATTTTCTGGAG CATGACTACAGTCATTGTCATCCTGGCTGCAGTGATCGCCCTGATCATTGGTTTTGGTGTCTCAG GAAAACACTCCATCAGTGTGACGGCACTGACGTCTCCAGGGAACATTGGCCAGCGCAGTGTCCTGGGCTGCTCTTTCGAGCCCGACATCCGGATGGACAGCATAGCAATCCAGTGGGCCAAGGAGGGGGTAGCTGGGCTGGTTCACGAGTTTAAGGAAGGGAAGGAccacctgcaggagcaggatccATCATTTCAGGGCCGCACGGCTGTGTTTGTAGACCAGGTGATCGGCGGGAATGCTTCCCTGGAGCTGAGGGATGTGCAGCTCTCCGATGCCGGCTCCTACCAGTGCTCTGTCACCACAGCCAGAGGGAGCGGGGCAGCGGTGCTGCGCTACAGGACAGGAG CCTTCAGCATGCCCGTGATGCAGGTGGAGCACGGCAgccatggggagatgctgcagtgcaaagCCCCACACTGGTTCCCTCGCCCTGCTGTACACTGGATGGCctgtggtgacactggggaGCACCTGCCCCATGCTGCCAACACCAGCTACCAGCTGAACCCCGAAAACATCACTGTGAAGGTGGTTTCCCTCCTGCACAACATCACTGCTAATGCCACCTACACCTGCGTGATTGAAAACAGCATTGCCAAGGCTGTGGTCAACATCAGAGTGACAG CCTCTCACAATTCTTCTGCTACAGATTTCAGCACTACGAAGGCGACCAACTTGCAGCTGGTGAACCTGAATGCAGAGTCAGTGTCATCCTCCTTGCCAGCCTGTCACTGGATGCTTCTGCTTCCCTTGTACCTGCTGTCAATATAA